GAGGCGACCGGCCCGATCGGCGAGTTCGGTCCGGGCCAGTTCGACGAGATCGCTTCGAAGTGGGATCGCCCTGGCGCCGATGGGCCGTATCTCGAGCGGGTGTGGTTGAACCGGTGGAAACGTCAGGGCGACCAGGCGTTTGACATGAAGAAGATCAAACCGGGTTTGTGCCGCTCAGGGGAGCGCATCCCTAAGGGCGGGTTCATCACTCTCGGTTTCGATGGCGCCCGGTTCCGTGACGCTACCGCGTTGGTGGCGACGAGCATCGACACCGGGTTGCAGGAGTTGCTGGGGTTGTGGGAACGCCCCGACGATGACGACCTAGAAGACGACGGTTGGGAAGTCAACGAAGCTGAGGTGACCGCCGCCGTCGAGGACGCCATGACCCGGTATGCGGTGTGGAAGATGTACGCCGACCCCCCACACTGGACCGAAACGGTCGGCTCGTGGGCTGCGAAATGGCCTGACCGGGTGGAGGAGTGGTGGACCGCCCGAGTGAAGCCGATGGCGTACACGCTGCGCGAGTATCGGGAAGCCATCGACTCGGGGTCGATCACATTCGGTGGCGAACACAGCCACGAGGACTTTGTCAGGCACCTCGGAAACGCGGGCCGCAAGGAACTGAAGATCGTGGACGACGAGGGGAAACCCTTGGATGTCCTCCAGAAGCAAGATGGTCGGGCTGACCTCAAGTTTGATGCCGCGATGGCGTCGGTGCTGTCGTGGAAAGCCTGTCTGGACGCACGCAAGTCAGGGGCTCGACCGCCAAGGCCGGTCGGAATGCCACGTCGCATCTACTGAGAGGGGTGGTGCATGATTCCGGTGACGCCGGCCGAATGGCTCCCCGTCCTCACAGCCCGTTTGGATGCTGCGCAGCCGCGAATCAGTCTGCTGCGTCGCTACGTTGACGGCGACGCCCCGCTCCCTGAGATGGGTAAGAATGTGCGGGCGTCGTGGCAGCGTTTTCAGCGGCAGTCGCGCGTCAACCTGGCGACGAAGATCTCGTCATCCTTGGCGGAGCGGCTGATCCCCAACGGTATTGATGTTGGCTCCAACACCGACAGTGATGTGGTGGCTGCGGCGCAAAGGATCTGGCGCGATAACCGCATCAAAGGTGTGGTCGCTAAGGAAGCCACCCATCACATGCTGAATTACGCCACCAGCTACATGACTGCATGGGTCGGGGACAATGGGCACGCCGTCATCACGGCGGACTCACCGGAAATGATGTACGCGGCGACTGACCCGTTGCAGCCGTGGAAGGCGCGCGCCGCGATCCGTTGGTGGCGTGACTCGGATGCGGAAACAGACTTTGCGATCGTGTGGTGTCAGATCGGCTGGCAGCTGTTCAGCCGTTCGGTGTGGGTAAACCCTGCCGAGGTGGTGGAGCGGCGCATCCGCAACAACCGTGCCAGTTCGGATCAGTGGGATGCGGCGACAGAGTTCGTCATCACCGGCGAGGGGCCGCCGGTGGTGGTGTTGAACAACCCGCTCGGAATGGGTGAGTTCGAACCCCATCTCGACACCATCACCCGCATCAACGCGGGAATCCTCGAGCGTCGTGTGACATCAGCGATGCAGGCGTGGCGTCAGCGCGCCCTCACGGGAGGTCTGCCACAGAAGGACGCCGAAGGCAACGACATCGATTGGGCGTCGGTGTTCGAGCCGGCGCCTGGTGCGTTGTGGGACATCCCTGCTGGTATCGAGTTGTGGGAGTCCGATGCCACCGATATTAGGCCTCTTCTGGAGGGTGTGAAGGATGACTTGCGGGAGCTGTCGGAGATGTCGGCCACCCCGTTCCCGCGCTGCTTCCGGGTTCTCAGAATCAGTCGGCTACCGGCTCTGCTGCGATGAAGGAAGCGTTGATCCTGAAGGCGCGTGACCGACTTGACGTGGTTGATACGGGCTTGTCGGCGATCATCTCGAAAGCTTTGCGTATCGAGGGGTTTGAGACCGAGGAGACGATCTCCTTGTCGTGGGAACCGCCGGATCACGTGTCGCTGTCGGAGAAGTATGACGCCGCGGTGAAGGCGAAGGGTGCGGGGAGTCATGGAAGTCGATTGCCCGCAACATTCTTGGCTACTCGCCGGAGCAGATCGAGCAGGATGCCTTAGATCTGGCTGACGAGCAGCTGATGAGTTTCGTGGACAACGCGAATGCCCGAGTCTGATCGCCTTCTGATCGGCTACCAACAGGCCGTTGCGGACGTCCGCGCGCGGGTGATGAACTACGCCAACGCAATCTGGGGTGGGCTTCCCGCGTTCCGTGATGCTCAGGCAGAGAGGCTGATTGCCCGACTGGTGCCGATGGTGACGGCGGGACAACTTCAAGTCGCGAATCTGACGTCCAGTTATATTGCCCGTGCTGTATCAGGTGGAGTTCCGCTTCCAGTGGATCGAGACGGGGTTACCCGTGGCCGTGGGGTGGACCCCGAACTGTTGTACCGGAGGCCTTTTGAGCAGGTATGGGCCGACCTTTCCGAATCCGCACCGCTGGATGCGGCAGTCGCGGCCGGGG
The window above is part of the Gordonia westfalica genome. Proteins encoded here:
- a CDS encoding large terminase; translated protein: MAKTEKQALLAFCELHPEGPTRFDGWDASGNPVGRPVNSPYIPMLAVSVEQVEELAYGALKYIVEEGPDADLFDSTLDRIVRLNDHGRADGKAVALSNNPGSRDGARTTMNCFDEPHRLYLPRQLKAHQTMDANLPKRPLDDPWSLYVGTAGQPGQGSVAEEIHIEATQIAEGKIQRPDLFYLYRTDDDPERDLSDKDERIRAIAEATGPIGEFGPGQFDEIASKWDRPGADGPYLERVWLNRWKRQGDQAFDMKKIKPGLCRSGERIPKGGFITLGFDGARFRDATALVATSIDTGLQELLGLWERPDDDDLEDDGWEVNEAEVTAAVEDAMTRYAVWKMYADPPHWTETVGSWAAKWPDRVEEWWTARVKPMAYTLREYREAIDSGSITFGGEHSHEDFVRHLGNAGRKELKIVDDEGKPLDVLQKQDGRADLKFDAAMASVLSWKACLDARKSGARPPRPVGMPRRIY
- a CDS encoding phage portal protein; its protein translation is MIPVTPAEWLPVLTARLDAAQPRISLLRRYVDGDAPLPEMGKNVRASWQRFQRQSRVNLATKISSSLAERLIPNGIDVGSNTDSDVVAAAQRIWRDNRIKGVVAKEATHHMLNYATSYMTAWVGDNGHAVITADSPEMMYAATDPLQPWKARAAIRWWRDSDAETDFAIVWCQIGWQLFSRSVWVNPAEVVERRIRNNRASSDQWDAATEFVITGEGPPVVVLNNPLGMGEFEPHLDTITRINAGILERRVTSAMQAWRQRALTGGLPQKDAEGNDIDWASVFEPAPGALWDIPAGIELWESDATDIRPLLEGVKDDLRELSEMSATPFPRCFRVLRISRLPALLR